From Barnesiella propionica, one genomic window encodes:
- a CDS encoding ABC transporter permease — MNIGNLTKIALKALNNNKLRCFLTMLGIIIGVASVITMLAIGQGSKRSIQEQISEMGSNMIMIHPGNMERGGVRQSASDMQTLKLEDFKAISEDTEYVSSCSPSVNSSGQFINGANNYPSTIYGINEDYLDIRKISVEEGNMFTDKDIQTSAKVCLIGKTITDNLFPGGDSPVGKIIRFNKIPFKVIGTLTPKGYNSMGMDQDDMVLAPYTTIQKRVLAITYLQGIYCSALSEDMTDLATEEISTILRRNHKLRLNDEDDFSIRSQQELSSMLSSTTDMMTILLACIAGISLLVGGIGIMNIMYVSVTERTREIGLRMSIGAKSRDILAQFLIEAVIISVTGGIIGVISGIGASALVNIVFKWPVYVQLYSVILSFLVCSVTGIFFGWYPARKASNLDPIEAIRYE; from the coding sequence ATGAATATAGGAAATCTTACAAAAATAGCATTAAAAGCCCTGAATAACAACAAACTGAGATGTTTCCTTACTATGTTGGGAATTATCATAGGGGTTGCATCCGTCATCACGATGCTGGCCATCGGGCAAGGTTCCAAACGCAGCATACAGGAACAGATATCGGAGATGGGATCCAATATGATCATGATCCACCCGGGAAACATGGAACGCGGAGGCGTAAGACAAAGCGCATCGGATATGCAAACTCTTAAACTGGAAGATTTCAAAGCGATAAGCGAAGATACCGAATACGTGTCTTCCTGTTCTCCGTCGGTAAACAGCAGCGGACAATTCATCAACGGGGCGAATAACTATCCCAGCACCATATACGGCATTAACGAGGATTATCTAGATATCCGCAAAATATCGGTAGAAGAAGGCAACATGTTTACCGATAAAGATATACAAACTTCGGCAAAAGTCTGCCTTATCGGCAAAACCATTACCGACAACCTGTTCCCGGGAGGAGACAGTCCGGTGGGAAAAATCATACGGTTCAACAAGATACCGTTTAAAGTGATAGGAACGCTCACGCCTAAAGGCTACAACAGCATGGGTATGGATCAGGACGATATGGTACTGGCTCCTTATACGACCATACAAAAAAGAGTATTGGCCATCACCTATCTGCAAGGTATCTATTGTTCTGCCCTGTCGGAAGACATGACTGACCTGGCGACCGAAGAAATCAGCACCATCCTCCGCCGTAACCATAAACTCAGATTAAACGACGAAGATGATTTCAGTATACGTTCACAACAAGAGCTCAGCTCCATGCTGAGTTCTACAACCGACATGATGACCATACTCCTCGCCTGCATTGCCGGCATTTCACTGCTGGTAGGCGGTATAGGCATCATGAATATCATGTATGTCTCGGTTACCGAACGTACCCGTGAAATAGGACTGCGCATGTCTATCGGAGCCAAAAGCCGGGATATCCTCGCCCAATTCCTCATCGAAGCCGTTATAATCAGTGTTACAGGGGGGATAATAGGAGTCATATCGGGTATAGGAGCTTCCGCGCTTGTCAATATCGTATTTAAATGGCCGGTTTATGTGCAACTGTATTCGGTCATACTCTCATTCCTGGTATGCTCCGTAACAGGAATATTTTTCGGATGGTATCCCGCACGAAAAGCTTCGAACTTAGATCCGATAGAAGCTATCCGTTACGAATAA
- a CDS encoding sensor histidine kinase produces MNLNNQKRTVNIFIHILTWALLFGIPFLFLEKRGPGPAPSGYKDFLVIPLTYMLVFYSNYFWLIDRLLFRKQTVRFILWNVLIIVLAGLITHLFHKNQVPVHIRPRPIIDQFIFMSRDMIWLILTAGLSVAIKMTNRWILSEKELQELEKSRTEAELKNLKNQLNPHFLFNTLNNIYSLIAISPEKAQSAVHELSKLLRHALYENNSRFVPIEKELDFIRNYIELMKLRLSRDIKVSVDIPDPICNGHFIAPLLFISLIENAFKHGISASEPSYLIIKISELAPNMISCYTENSYYPKNAQDKSGSGIGLDNLKRQLNLLYPGCYQLETEHDNEKYFCRLTIILKEKEELP; encoded by the coding sequence ATGAACCTGAACAATCAAAAACGTACTGTAAATATTTTTATACATATACTTACCTGGGCTTTGCTTTTCGGTATTCCTTTTCTATTTCTGGAAAAAAGAGGTCCGGGCCCCGCACCTTCAGGTTACAAAGACTTCCTGGTAATTCCCCTCACTTATATGCTGGTATTTTACAGCAATTATTTCTGGTTGATAGACCGCCTGCTGTTTCGCAAACAGACTGTCCGCTTTATTTTATGGAACGTTCTTATAATTGTTCTGGCCGGACTTATCACCCATCTGTTCCATAAAAACCAGGTTCCTGTGCACATAAGGCCAAGACCGATAATAGACCAATTCATTTTTATGTCCAGAGATATGATATGGCTGATTTTGACAGCTGGATTGAGTGTCGCAATAAAAATGACAAACCGGTGGATACTATCCGAAAAAGAACTGCAGGAACTGGAAAAAAGCAGGACAGAGGCCGAACTGAAAAATCTGAAGAACCAGCTAAACCCTCATTTTCTGTTCAATACCCTCAACAACATATATTCACTCATTGCGATAAGTCCCGAAAAAGCTCAAAGCGCTGTTCATGAATTAAGCAAGCTCCTGCGCCACGCGCTCTACGAAAATAACAGCCGGTTCGTCCCTATAGAAAAAGAGCTGGATTTCATCCGCAATTATATAGAACTTATGAAACTGAGGCTTTCGAGGGATATTAAAGTTTCGGTAGATATACCCGACCCAATATGCAACGGACATTTCATAGCCCCTTTATTATTCATTTCACTCATAGAAAATGCATTTAAACATGGCATAAGCGCCAGCGAGCCGTCTTATCTAATCATAAAAATCTCGGAACTGGCCCCTAATATGATAAGTTGTTATACGGAAAATAGTTATTATCCTAAAAATGCTCAGGACAAAAGCGGATCAGGCATAGGCCTCGATAATCTGAAACGTCAACTCAATCTGCTTTATCCCGGCTGTTATCAACTGGAAACAGAACACGACAATGAAAAATATTTCTGTCGGCTTACTATTATTCTAAAGGAAAAGGAGGAATTACCATGA
- a CDS encoding LytR/AlgR family response regulator transcription factor, translated as MTLNCCIVDDEPLAAELLESYIKKTPFLKLEGSYSSAVQAVESVTSGNIDLIFLDIQMPELNGMEFSKIIGDKCRIIFTTAFGQYALDSYKVNALDYLLKPVSYTDFLQSANKALKWFEMTRSSSVLVPHTEEKEFIFVKADYKLVQIPLKDIVYIEGLKDYVKIYVENESHPILSLMSLKSLEETLPTNKFLRVHRSFIVQPGKIKVIERNRIIFGKQYIPISDSYKAAFQEFINRHSALMSKL; from the coding sequence ATGACCCTTAACTGTTGTATCGTAGATGATGAACCTCTGGCAGCAGAACTGTTGGAAAGTTATATCAAAAAAACGCCGTTCCTCAAACTGGAAGGCAGTTATTCATCGGCTGTACAAGCCGTAGAATCAGTCACATCAGGAAATATAGACCTTATATTCCTCGATATTCAAATGCCTGAATTAAACGGTATGGAATTCTCTAAAATCATAGGAGACAAATGCCGCATTATTTTCACTACGGCTTTCGGGCAATATGCTCTGGACAGTTATAAAGTGAACGCCCTCGATTATTTGTTGAAACCTGTCAGTTATACCGATTTCCTCCAATCGGCAAACAAAGCTTTGAAATGGTTCGAGATGACAAGATCTTCTTCCGTACTTGTGCCTCACACCGAAGAAAAAGAATTCATTTTTGTGAAAGCCGATTACAAATTGGTACAGATCCCTCTAAAAGACATCGTTTATATTGAAGGATTGAAAGATTATGTAAAAATATATGTCGAAAACGAATCTCACCCGATCCTATCCCTGATGAGCCTGAAATCGCTGGAAGAGACTTTGCCGACGAACAAGTTCTTGCGCGTTCACCGTTCATTCATCGTACAACCCGGAAAAATAAAAGTAATAGAACGTAACCGGATCATATTCGGCAAACAGTACATTCCTATATCCGATTCTTATAAAGCCGCTTTTCAGGAGTTTATAAACCGTCATTCGGCCTTAATGTCAAAACTGTAA
- a CDS encoding RHS repeat-associated core domain-containing protein — MKNILISIFFLIINLNCYSDNSFIKQNQITEKNITSNNENIANIDPNYFNLEINRIDSFITHYSIKLLFYTRSRYISIDPEAERYYSISPYANCANNPIKYIDNDGKRIVDTQGNPITYSVKAGWSSNVTNDVQIIGQAMMLTPIGNEQLTKMISHSKIITMHLSNETTNSYLGLTQYTKNGKTIITIFPENIKNDLQKYKSINEQLKLNSLLQIIGASQQDKLLLKNVPTLTERIGQVGVHESEHVLNPNAQSGNCSSDPEIPAIQKEMQSIIQTNEYNKMLPVSPQYINL; from the coding sequence ATGAAAAATATCCTTATTTCCATATTCTTTTTAATTATAAATTTAAATTGTTATTCAGACAATTCATTTATAAAACAGAATCAAATAACAGAAAAGAATATAACAAGCAATAATGAAAATATAGCTAATATAGACCCTAACTATTTTAATCTAGAAATAAATAGAATTGATAGTTTTATAACACACTATTCTATTAAATTATTATTTTATACAAGGAGTAGATATATCTCTATTGATCCAGAAGCAGAACGATACTACTCAATAAGTCCATATGCAAATTGTGCCAATAATCCTATAAAATATATAGACAATGATGGAAAGCGAATTGTGGATACTCAAGGTAATCCTATTACGTACTCAGTTAAAGCAGGTTGGTCTTCTAATGTTACTAATGATGTTCAAATTATAGGGCAAGCAATGATGCTTACTCCTATAGGAAATGAGCAATTAACAAAGATGATATCCCATTCAAAAATTATAACCATGCATTTGAGCAATGAAACAACTAATTCATATTTAGGATTAACACAATATACAAAAAATGGAAAAACTATAATAACAATATTTCCTGAAAATATCAAAAACGATTTACAAAAATATAAATCGATAAACGAACAATTAAAATTAAATTCATTATTACAAATTATTGGGGCATCTCAACAAGATAAGCTTCTATTAAAAAACGTGCCAACTTTAACAGAAAGAATAGGACAAGTCGGTGTTCATGAATCTGAACACGTATTAAATCCCAATGCTCAATCTGGCAACTGCAGTTCTGATCCTGAAATACCTGCAATTCAAAAAGAAATGCAATCTATCATTCAGACTAATGAATATAATAAAATGTTACCTGTATCTCCTCAATATATAAATCTATAA
- the bioB gene encoding biotin synthase BioB yields the protein MIEEIKNRILAGGEITPAEAVELSKVTDRESLYAAADEIRRALCGNKLDTCSIVNARSGKCPENCKWCSQSAHHQTGVEIYPILPEEEVMKMARVHDRQGIKRFSLVTSGRTVRKTEMTEFCKMFRRIHAETGMRTCASMGLLNREELEMLKEAGVKRYHCNLETASSYFPTLCTTHTTEDKKKTIRIAKELGFEICSGGIIGMGETIEQRIEMAFELKVLGAESVPMNILNPIPGTKLENTPLISEDDVLLTIAIFRFILPRTRLMFAGGRARLSRESQKKALLSGLNASMVGDLLTTIGNNVKEDMEMFRESGYDTTR from the coding sequence ATGATCGAAGAAATTAAAAACAGAATTCTTGCGGGAGGTGAAATAACCCCGGCAGAAGCCGTGGAATTATCGAAGGTCACGGACAGGGAATCCTTGTACGCCGCCGCCGATGAAATACGCAGGGCTCTGTGTGGAAACAAACTGGACACATGTTCCATTGTCAATGCTCGCTCGGGCAAATGTCCCGAGAACTGCAAATGGTGCTCCCAATCGGCTCATCACCAAACAGGAGTAGAGATATATCCTATTCTCCCCGAAGAAGAAGTTATGAAAATGGCCCGGGTCCATGACAGGCAAGGTATAAAACGTTTTTCCCTGGTAACCAGCGGAAGAACTGTCAGGAAAACCGAAATGACCGAATTTTGCAAGATGTTCCGCCGCATTCACGCCGAAACGGGAATGAGAACTTGTGCTTCGATGGGATTACTGAACCGGGAAGAATTGGAAATGCTCAAAGAAGCAGGAGTAAAACGTTATCATTGTAATCTGGAAACTGCATCTTCTTACTTCCCTACCTTGTGTACAACGCATACGACCGAAGATAAGAAGAAAACTATACGGATAGCAAAAGAGCTGGGCTTTGAAATCTGTTCGGGCGGCATCATAGGTATGGGAGAAACGATAGAACAACGTATAGAAATGGCATTCGAGTTAAAAGTACTGGGAGCAGAATCGGTTCCTATGAATATATTGAACCCTATACCGGGAACAAAACTCGAGAATACTCCTCTTATTTCGGAAGACGACGTCTTGCTTACCATAGCCATATTCCGTTTCATACTGCCCCGAACACGGCTGATGTTTGCAGGAGGCCGGGCCCGGCTCTCCAGAGAATCGCAGAAAAAAGCATTATTATCGGGGCTCAACGCCAGTATGGTGGGTGACCTGCTCACGACCATAGGCAATAACGTTAAAGAAGATATGGAAATGTTCCGGGAATCGGGATATGATACGACGCGATAA
- a CDS encoding DUF4199 domain-containing protein produces the protein MEETAKPKGLLKQAMEMGAYFGLFLLVKFLLATQSLNNPLLNLASLLMLFAIPFVVYYLMLRFKKTIIETNVFSQLWMFGILLFFFASLISCLGEYIYIDPNYLNTQITAMLAMLDDMEQLKGNETLNMMKDAMANGATPTPFGMIMQTIWANTFVGSLLSILLALILNNTRQKSGFNKEN, from the coding sequence ATGGAAGAAACAGCGAAACCGAAAGGACTTTTAAAACAAGCAATGGAAATGGGAGCTTATTTCGGACTCTTTCTGCTGGTCAAGTTCCTATTAGCGACGCAAAGTCTGAATAATCCGCTTTTAAACCTGGCATCTCTGTTGATGCTTTTTGCTATTCCGTTCGTCGTATATTATCTGATGCTACGGTTCAAAAAGACAATCATCGAAACAAATGTTTTTTCCCAGCTTTGGATGTTCGGAATATTATTATTTTTTTTCGCATCTTTAATTAGCTGTCTGGGCGAATATATCTATATAGACCCCAACTATCTGAATACACAAATAACGGCAATGTTGGCAATGTTGGACGATATGGAGCAGCTCAAGGGTAATGAAACGCTGAACATGATGAAGGATGCAATGGCAAACGGAGCTACACCCACTCCGTTTGGAATGATCATGCAAACGATCTGGGCTAACACATTCGTCGGTTCTTTGTTATCCATTCTTTTAGCACTTATACTCAATAATACACGCCAAAAATCCGGTTTCAATAAAGAAAACTAA
- a CDS encoding glycosyltransferase family 2 protein: MDISLVIPLFNEAESLPELTAWIEQVMKAHNYSYEILFINDGSTDGSWQVIESLQKKNPQIKGVKFRRNYGKSPALYTGFQRVQGDVVITMDADLQDSPDEIPELYRMITEEGYDLVSGWKKKRYDPLSKTIPTKIYNATARKVSGIYLHDFNCGLKAYRNEVVKNIEVYGDMHRYIPYLAKNAGYTKIGEKVVRHQARKYGKTKFGLDRFINGYLDLMTLWFFSRFGVKPMHFFGLLGSFMFALGFIAVIIVGTTKLYNMYSGNPYRLITDSPYFYLSLTAMILGTQLFLAGFIGELISRNAQDRNHYQIEKEI; this comes from the coding sequence ATGGATATTTCTCTGGTCATCCCCCTTTTTAACGAAGCCGAATCGCTTCCCGAACTTACCGCTTGGATCGAACAGGTGATGAAAGCACATAATTACAGTTATGAAATTCTATTCATCAATGACGGTAGTACCGATGGCTCCTGGCAGGTTATAGAATCGTTGCAAAAAAAGAATCCGCAGATCAAGGGCGTCAAATTCCGAAGGAATTACGGAAAATCACCAGCTCTCTACACCGGGTTCCAACGGGTACAGGGAGATGTAGTGATCACAATGGATGCAGATCTTCAGGACAGTCCGGACGAGATACCGGAACTTTACCGCATGATAACAGAAGAGGGATACGATCTTGTTTCAGGATGGAAAAAGAAAAGATATGACCCGTTAAGCAAAACTATTCCTACCAAAATATATAATGCTACCGCCCGAAAAGTAAGCGGTATATACCTACATGATTTTAACTGCGGATTAAAAGCTTACCGGAATGAGGTGGTTAAAAATATAGAGGTCTATGGAGATATGCACCGTTATATCCCTTATCTGGCTAAAAATGCAGGCTATACCAAAATAGGAGAAAAGGTTGTTCGTCATCAGGCTCGTAAATATGGCAAGACTAAATTCGGTCTGGATCGCTTTATCAACGGTTATCTCGATTTAATGACTTTATGGTTTTTCTCCCGTTTCGGAGTGAAACCCATGCATTTTTTCGGATTGTTGGGAAGTTTTATGTTCGCCTTGGGCTTTATAGCTGTCATTATAGTAGGTACGACCAAGTTATACAACATGTATTCGGGCAATCCTTATCGTCTGATAACCGATTCACCATATTTTTATTTGTCGCTCACCGCCATGATATTAGGAACTCAACTATTTCTGGCCGGTTTTATAGGTGAACTTATTTCACGCAATGCACAAGACCGGAATCATTATCAAATAGAAAAAGAAATTTAA
- a CDS encoding nitroreductase family protein has translation MNPEASSLPVLELLQKRCSVRRFSKSPVEQEKLEYILESASVAPSAVNFQPWLFLVIRKEEQAEKLRRCYPREWFREAPVYIIACIDHDASWKRANDGKDHGDIDIAIATDHLCTAATDAGLGTCWVCNFDANLCRELFNMPKNLEPAVIIPVGYPADADVFATTPKKRKAINEIIKWESL, from the coding sequence ATGAATCCAGAAGCCTCCTCATTGCCCGTATTGGAATTGCTCCAGAAACGTTGTTCGGTACGAAGGTTCTCAAAATCTCCCGTAGAGCAGGAGAAACTGGAATATATCCTTGAATCAGCCAGCGTAGCTCCATCGGCGGTGAACTTTCAACCTTGGTTATTCCTTGTAATAAGAAAAGAGGAACAAGCTGAAAAATTACGTCGCTGTTATCCGCGCGAATGGTTCCGCGAAGCACCTGTATATATTATTGCCTGCATAGATCATGACGCCAGTTGGAAAAGAGCTAATGACGGGAAAGATCATGGCGATATAGATATAGCTATAGCAACTGACCACCTGTGTACGGCAGCAACCGATGCAGGACTGGGAACATGCTGGGTATGCAATTTCGATGCTAATTTATGCCGTGAATTATTCAATATGCCAAAAAATCTGGAACCGGCCGTTATTATCCCCGTAGGATATCCGGCAGATGCCGACGTATTCGCCACAACACCTAAAAAAAGAAAAGCGATAAACGAAATTATAAAATGGGAAAGTCTTTAA